In Bradyrhizobium sp. 1(2017), one DNA window encodes the following:
- the fliF gene encoding flagellar basal-body MS-ring/collar protein FliF, with translation MLSRAQIQQLLNNLLELGPRRLMALGLIGFAVLVTVVGGAYYLSRPEFETLYTGLTREDVTRMGAALREQNITFDVNPAGDAISVRPSQTMQARMLLAEKGLPTSANSGYELFDKIGSLGLTSFMQEVTKLRALEGEIARTVQLMKGVKAARVHIVMPVRGSFRATQQPPSASVVLRTDGAIEARTAQSIRHLVAAAIPGMNRDKVTVLDADGSMLLAEEDEASAAPTKMASLQKTVGGMVQENIRKALTPYLGLDNFEVSVAPQLSTDKRQINETVYDPESRAERSVRNVREKESSQNADRSTPTTVQQNLPDQQVNAGGGKNSSEDKSRREDVTNFEVSSKTTTTVSDGYSVKKLFIAVLVNRARLVADLGDKTNQAIVDSKLAEISQLAATAGGLDKTRGDQIQVTAVDFIEGSRELAPVPPISFVEMVNKQLGSVINAVTILAVASMLVWFGLRPAVNGILTHRAQQEQAEAAEVAELEAAAALALPDSEEAELNLVEDLEGKMQRTPQKRLEQIVRLDQAQAAAILKDWMRREEAA, from the coding sequence ATGCTCAGTCGCGCGCAGATACAGCAACTGCTCAACAATCTGCTGGAGCTCGGGCCGCGACGCCTGATGGCCTTGGGGTTGATCGGGTTTGCCGTTCTCGTCACCGTCGTCGGCGGCGCCTATTACCTGAGCCGTCCCGAGTTCGAGACGCTCTATACCGGCCTCACCCGTGAAGACGTGACGCGCATGGGCGCCGCGCTGCGCGAGCAGAACATCACCTTCGACGTCAATCCGGCCGGCGACGCTATCTCGGTGCGCCCGAGCCAGACCATGCAGGCGCGGATGCTGCTTGCCGAGAAGGGACTGCCGACCAGCGCCAATTCCGGCTACGAGCTGTTCGACAAGATCGGCTCGCTCGGCCTCACCTCGTTCATGCAGGAAGTCACCAAGCTGCGGGCGCTGGAGGGCGAGATCGCACGTACGGTGCAGCTGATGAAGGGCGTCAAGGCCGCACGGGTTCATATCGTCATGCCCGTACGCGGCTCGTTCCGCGCGACGCAGCAGCCGCCCTCGGCATCGGTCGTGCTGCGCACCGACGGTGCGATCGAGGCGCGCACGGCGCAGTCGATCCGCCATCTCGTCGCCGCCGCCATTCCCGGCATGAACCGCGACAAGGTGACGGTGCTGGACGCCGACGGCTCGATGCTGCTGGCCGAAGAGGACGAGGCCAGCGCCGCGCCGACCAAAATGGCGAGCCTGCAGAAGACGGTCGGCGGCATGGTGCAGGAGAATATCCGCAAGGCGCTGACGCCGTATCTGGGCCTCGACAATTTCGAGGTGAGCGTCGCGCCGCAGCTCTCCACCGACAAGCGGCAGATCAACGAGACCGTCTACGATCCCGAGAGCCGCGCCGAGCGTTCGGTGCGAAACGTGCGCGAGAAGGAATCCTCGCAGAATGCGGACCGCTCGACGCCCACCACCGTCCAGCAGAACCTTCCCGACCAGCAGGTGAATGCAGGCGGCGGCAAGAATTCCAGCGAGGACAAGTCCCGCCGCGAGGACGTCACCAATTTCGAGGTGTCGTCCAAGACCACAACGACGGTGAGCGACGGCTATTCGGTCAAGAAGCTCTTCATTGCCGTCCTGGTCAACCGCGCCCGTCTCGTCGCCGATCTCGGCGACAAGACCAACCAGGCCATCGTCGACAGCAAGCTTGCCGAGATCAGCCAGCTCGCGGCCACCGCAGGCGGGCTGGACAAGACGCGCGGCGACCAGATCCAGGTCACGGCGGTCGACTTCATCGAAGGCTCGCGCGAGCTGGCGCCGGTGCCGCCGATCAGCTTCGTCGAAATGGTCAACAAGCAGCTCGGTAGCGTCATCAACGCGGTGACCATCCTCGCCGTTGCCTCGATGCTGGTCTGGTTCGGGCTCCGGCCCGCGGTCAACGGCATTCTGACCCATCGCGCGCAGCAGGAGCAGGCCGAAGCGGCCGAGGTCGCCGAGCTCGAAGCCGCGGCGGCCCTTGCGCTGCCGGACAGCGAGGAGGCCGAGCTCAACCTCGTCGAAGACCTCGAAGGAAAGATGCAGCGAACGCCACAGAAGCGGCTGGAGCAGATCGTCCGGCTCGATCAGGCGCAGGCGGCAGCGATCCTTAAAGACTGGATGCGACGCGAGGAGGCGGCATGA
- a CDS encoding flagellin, with protein MASSLLTNSAAMTALQTLRNVSASLQTTENRISTGQRVATASDNSAYWSIATSMRADNAALSAVSDSLGLSAATVDTEYTALNKVIGDSNSGLTKLQALLVEAKTAGIDRTKIQAEITQIQQDMKNVANAATFNGVNWLSTNATTPATVNLVSSFSRVGGTPTINTITVTVANYSLYTATTGGILDTVSGSASVDTINIGALTDSTADQTTLDGYIAQVTAALNTVSQSAANLGAIKNRISNNTEFVKSLMDSVDRGIGQLVDADMNAESTRLQALQTQQQLGVQALSIANQNSQSILSLFRG; from the coding sequence ATGGCTTCCAGCCTGCTTACCAACTCCGCTGCAATGACTGCGCTCCAGACCCTCCGGAATGTCAGCGCCAGCCTGCAGACCACCGAAAACCGGATCTCGACCGGCCAGCGTGTCGCGACCGCTTCGGACAACTCGGCCTATTGGTCGATCGCGACCTCGATGCGCGCCGACAACGCCGCGCTCTCCGCGGTGTCCGACTCGCTCGGTCTGTCGGCTGCGACCGTCGATACCGAGTACACCGCTCTGAACAAGGTCATCGGCGACAGCAACTCCGGCCTCACCAAGCTCCAGGCGCTGCTGGTCGAAGCCAAGACCGCCGGCATCGACCGCACCAAGATCCAGGCCGAAATCACCCAGATCCAGCAGGACATGAAGAACGTGGCCAACGCGGCGACGTTCAACGGCGTGAACTGGCTCAGCACCAACGCCACCACCCCGGCGACGGTCAACCTGGTGTCGTCGTTCTCGCGCGTCGGCGGCACGCCGACGATCAACACCATCACGGTGACGGTCGCCAACTACTCGCTCTACACTGCGACCACGGGCGGCATCCTGGACACGGTGAGCGGCAGTGCGTCGGTCGACACCATCAACATCGGCGCGCTGACCGATTCGACGGCCGACCAGACCACGCTCGATGGCTACATCGCCCAGGTCACCGCGGCGCTCAACACGGTCAGCCAGTCCGCCGCGAACCTCGGTGCCATCAAGAACCGCATCTCGAACAACACGGAGTTCGTGAAGTCGCTGATGGATTCGGTTGATCGCGGTATCGGTCAGCTCGTCGACGCCGACATGAACGCGGAATCGACCCGCCTCCAGGCGCTCCAGACCCAGCAGCAGCTCGGCGTGCAGGCGCTCTCGATCGCCAACCAGAACAGCCAGAGCATCCTGTCGCTGTTCCGCGGCTAA